Proteins encoded together in one Chryseobacterium sp. G0201 window:
- a CDS encoding T9SS type A sorting domain-containing protein, with the protein MRKLYMSAFTMCTILGYAQEVVWQKDIKSNTQDFLSQVTTTIDGQYLITGSSIQPSKVSTQNKQNNGYDFHLVKLNQQGEQVFEKFFVGNNHDFLSATVSTQDGGFAVVGTSYSDKSLDKKDDSKGGSDIWLIRLNEFGDELWQKTIGSNADEEARSVIQTTDLGFFVAGNVQNSAKGYGSKDVLIIKLDKNGKELSQFILGGKGLDEVEKMIPTKDGGALLGIYSRSNAGGSKKTENFGEGDYWIIKLSKEGKVEWEKNFGGKGDDHLRTLALTSTGFLIGGESRSERSGNKTVGIEEGTDLWLISLNEKGDEIWQKSYNFGGRDILMGMSVLHSTDDKTSTGILLGGYTQAEGRIQNDDEKFWMLYLDQNGNEQWKKYVKGESSKREERLSDIKLNRDGSIILAGTSAEELGKENWKIIKLGDKQIDQLIVKQDIKIYPNPVSDYTYVEIGFDFKDAEIILYDMSGRQLQSLKTKNKVTKINTQPLIQGAYLIVVKTDNNKTANAKLIKK; encoded by the coding sequence ATGAGAAAACTCTACATGAGTGCATTTACTATGTGCACAATCTTGGGCTACGCTCAGGAAGTGGTTTGGCAAAAGGATATTAAATCCAATACGCAGGATTTCTTATCACAAGTCACTACAACAATTGACGGACAGTATTTAATTACAGGAAGCAGTATTCAGCCTTCCAAAGTATCAACACAAAACAAACAGAATAACGGTTACGATTTTCACTTGGTAAAATTGAACCAACAGGGCGAGCAGGTCTTTGAAAAGTTCTTTGTTGGAAATAATCATGATTTCCTTTCAGCAACTGTATCAACCCAAGATGGTGGATTCGCTGTAGTTGGCACCTCGTATTCAGACAAAAGTCTGGACAAAAAAGATGATTCTAAAGGGGGAAGCGACATCTGGCTAATCAGATTAAATGAATTCGGAGACGAGCTGTGGCAAAAAACGATTGGATCAAACGCAGATGAAGAGGCAAGATCTGTTATTCAGACAACGGATTTAGGATTCTTTGTTGCTGGAAATGTTCAGAACTCAGCTAAAGGTTACGGCTCTAAAGATGTTTTAATTATCAAATTAGACAAAAACGGAAAAGAATTATCACAATTTATTTTAGGCGGAAAAGGATTAGATGAAGTAGAAAAAATGATTCCTACGAAAGATGGCGGCGCCTTGTTAGGCATCTATTCCAGAAGCAATGCCGGAGGTTCAAAGAAAACTGAAAACTTTGGTGAAGGAGATTATTGGATTATTAAACTTTCCAAAGAAGGAAAGGTTGAATGGGAAAAGAACTTCGGTGGAAAAGGTGATGATCATTTGAGAACGCTCGCTTTAACATCTACAGGATTTCTAATTGGTGGAGAATCCAGATCTGAGAGATCAGGAAATAAAACCGTTGGAATTGAAGAAGGAACAGATCTTTGGTTGATTTCTTTAAATGAAAAAGGTGATGAAATCTGGCAGAAATCTTACAATTTTGGTGGCAGAGATATTTTGATGGGAATGAGTGTTTTACATAGCACCGATGATAAAACCTCTACAGGAATTTTACTAGGTGGTTACACTCAGGCAGAAGGAAGAATCCAGAACGATGATGAAAAGTTTTGGATGCTTTATTTAGACCAAAACGGCAATGAGCAGTGGAAAAAATATGTAAAAGGCGAATCAAGTAAGCGTGAAGAAAGGCTTTCAGACATCAAGTTAAACCGTGACGGATCAATCATTTTAGCAGGAACAAGTGCTGAGGAACTTGGAAAAGAAAACTGGAAAATCATTAAGCTTGGCGATAAGCAGATCGATCAGTTGATCGTAAAACAAGACATTAAAATTTATCCGAATCCGGTATCAGATTACACTTATGTAGAAATTGGTTTTGATTTCAAGGATGCAGAAATTATTTTGTACGATATGTCAGGACGACAATTGCAGAGTTTAAAAACAAAGAACAAGGTAACCAAGATCAATACTCAGCCGTTGATTCAGGGAGCTTATTTGATTGTTGTAAAAACTGATAACAATAAAACGGCTAACGCCAAATTAATTAAAAAGTAA
- a CDS encoding DUF4352 domain-containing protein gives MKKNIKHLASAGAFAFFLVIAMGSMDGKKEKSGNSDTSTATVSGEAKANYKKIGETLPTDYFDVTVNKISIENRVNTGNEFADLKPEAGIRYLIINTSFKNNSEESRMLIDGEVLVNYNGKDYTFDKSEPIMLEGWRLMLDQINPLTTKTTNLVYKIPAELKGKAYYKPGRSGSNDLIDLGTIE, from the coding sequence ATGAAAAAAAACATTAAACATCTTGCCTCGGCAGGGGCATTCGCATTTTTCTTGGTCATTGCCATGGGGAGCATGGATGGCAAAAAAGAAAAATCTGGAAATTCTGACACCTCAACAGCAACAGTAAGCGGAGAAGCTAAAGCGAACTACAAAAAAATAGGTGAAACTTTGCCTACGGATTATTTTGATGTTACCGTTAATAAGATCAGTATTGAAAATAGAGTAAACACAGGAAATGAATTTGCAGACCTAAAACCAGAAGCGGGAATACGTTACCTCATCATTAATACCTCTTTTAAAAACAACAGTGAGGAGAGCCGAATGCTGATAGACGGAGAAGTCTTAGTAAACTATAACGGCAAAGATTATACATTCGACAAATCTGAGCCTATCATGCTGGAAGGCTGGAGATTGATGCTTGACCAGATTAACCCGTTAACAACAAAGACTACCAATCTGGTTTATAAAATCCCAGCGGAACTTAAAGGAAAAGCTTATTACAAGCCTGGTCGCTCAGGAAGTAACGACTTAATTGACCTTGGTACTATTGAGTAA
- a CDS encoding recombinase family protein: protein MNKFVAYYRVSSAQQGASGLGLEAQRSAVLKYLKGEIPVMDFTDVETGTKKGNDRVGLQKALKYCREHSAKLIIAKLDRLARNVSFISKLMESEVEFIATDLPTANKFTLHIFAALAEQEALFISERTKSALAEAKKRGKKLGSPQNLTREAQQKGVEAKVQKAKENDNNKKALALINLHRKNNLSYRKIADELNNAGFLTSKGKSFSGSQVFTLYERCTQSS, encoded by the coding sequence ATGAATAAATTTGTTGCTTATTATAGAGTTAGTTCGGCTCAGCAAGGAGCATCAGGATTGGGACTTGAAGCACAACGTAGTGCAGTTTTAAAATATCTTAAAGGTGAAATACCTGTAATGGATTTTACAGATGTTGAAACAGGAACAAAAAAGGGAAATGACAGAGTTGGGCTACAAAAAGCTCTAAAGTATTGCAGAGAACATAGCGCAAAACTAATCATCGCCAAATTAGACCGTTTGGCAAGAAATGTTTCTTTTATTTCAAAGTTAATGGAAAGTGAAGTAGAATTTATTGCAACCGATCTTCCGACTGCAAATAAATTTACACTTCATATTTTTGCAGCTCTTGCAGAACAAGAAGCTTTATTTATTAGCGAAAGGACTAAGTCAGCTCTTGCAGAAGCTAAGAAAAGAGGCAAAAAATTAGGTTCTCCTCAAAATCTAACTAGAGAGGCTCAACAGAAAGGAGTCGAAGCTAAAGTGCAAAAAGCCAAAGAAAACGACAATAATAAAAAGGCTCTTGCGCTTATAAACTTACATCGAAAAAATAATTTGAGTTACAGGAAAATTGCCGATGAGCTTAATAATGCAGGGTTTTTGACAAGTAAGGGTAAAAGCTTTTCTGGATCACAGGTATTTACTCTTTATGAAAGATGTACACAAAGTTCGTAA